A window of Rhododendron vialii isolate Sample 1 chromosome 11a, ASM3025357v1 genomic DNA:
attaccttatttctcaaattattactttcacatctctctctatctctttccaatcattatccctatcttcaatcattactctatttctctctttacccgctaccaaaactaaactaaactaaacttccaATCAAACGCTACCACAGTAATTCATCTTTTCCATTTCGGTAGCCAGCAGACCAGAAGAGTTGGTTGCTCTAGCTGCCAGTCTCCGGTATTCCTTCATTTTtcacattaagaagaaaaacagtCCTCCTTTTGAGGCTTCTAAACTACTAAACCCCCTCACTCACTCAAacatgatcaagaaaagaaaaccagtACCGCCAATGATGAAGATGTTGGTTCTTCTTCTGGCCCTTTTCCCTGCAATTCAAAGCACACACGGGGTTGCCAATCAACCCCAGAACAACAAGAGGCAGAGAAAATCAACAGCCACCAGTCGATTTGGGTCCTCTGTGGTCTTCCCTGTTACTGGAAATGTTTATCCAAATGGGTACGTGCCGtttgattttggggttttttttttttttttttttgaggttcttGAAATGTAATCTTGTTTTAGAATTGATTGTTGTTTGATTGTGGGTTTTTATTTGAGATTCTGTACATGCAATCTTGATTGGTGCAGTTGTGTGTTATAGGATGGTTTGATTTTGGGTTTCTTGGAAAGTTATTATTTTGTGATTTCGGTTCATTTGATTTTGTGATTGCTGATTATTGGTCTCTTGGGGCGTTTGTGGGTGCATAATTGTCTGAAATCTTAAGGAACGCTCTTACGCATCTGTTACTTCCTTGCAATTTCTTGAACAACTTTCCTCATTCATGATTTTTATCTCAGAAATTTCTAGTCACCCATATGTTTACATTTCTTACGGATTCTTCGAACAATCTGCAATTTTTTTGCTGACTTTCCGTGAACCTTCTTTTACGCGTCAAGCTCTCTATAGTGAATGATTCAGatcacattctctctctctctctctctctctctctctctctctctctctctctctctctctctctctctctctctctctctcactgtgtGTGTTCAAAAACATGTTAATCCCTTGGGTATAGGTAAAAGTATTTGTATTCTACTTTCCTTGGTTATTTAGGggaatgatttttgcactcttgTTGCTCTCTTATTTATGTGGCATTATGAATTTACCTTAAAGTGACTTCTGAataatttgttaattttacgtgAATAAAGACACGAAAAAGATGGCTAGAGGGTTAAAAATGAGTGCAAAAGTACTTTTACTATCGTTGGCTGAACATATTACTTTACtttacttcttttcctttctgcCCCTTTTTCGTTTCCCTTTCTTTGTTTCTGGGAAACTGCCTTTTGTTACTTTCGCTTGAAGTTCATTGCATTTTGATGGAATCCATTTCTTTCCCTAAAGCAGGTTTTTATCATGGATATTCTTTTGTATGCAGGTACTATCATGTGACCATCAACATAGGCCACCCCCCAAATCCTTACTTCCTTGATATAGACTCCGGGAGTGACCTTACTTGGCTCCAATGTGATGCACCTTGCACCAAATGCACCCCGGTAATTATGGTTTCCATTGTTTTAATCATGCTAGTTATTAAGCTACTCTTTGTGATGTAAAAATTGCTGGAGCTGCTTTTTTGAGCTATGATGAGGTTGTGATTTGACATGATGACAAGTACTCTGTCTCGGCATTGTGACATGGGTTTGAGTCTCAATGATTTGCAAACCACGTTGGGAGTGGGAGCTGAAAATTCTGGAAAAGGATCGCAAGATGTAAGAAAAATCTACAACGGATAGCAAGTGGTAGTCGTAAAGTTAGAGAAGAAGTGAGCTATATATCAGAATTTACTATCTAATTACTTTCATGTGAGAACCATATGAAGACAACTGTACAGAACTTACCAGCTATTAGTCGTATGAAACtaaagggcgtgtttgattgcagatttcgttctaaggggattcgtaatgacgtgggattaggattgggattgagaatgagatgggattattaatgagaagatgaattatttattcatgtttgttttgcacgggattaggattgggattcggATTGAGAATGGGAagggattgtaaataacataacatgtttgttttggttaggattaggattgggattggaattgaagtgtgtttttaaacatgtattgctcaatcccatggggatgggattactagtaacacccccccccccccccccccccccccatggtattgctaataccctcattttgggggattaacaatcccatgggacaACTAGTCCCCCCTccaaaaacctaaccaaacaaggaattaatagccccatgggattattaatccaatcctcccctcccaaacctcctatcaaacacgcccaaAAAGTAGTTTGTGGTTCTCATCAGCTGCAAAGTTCACTTCTACCAGTAAGAACCTTTTCTTGTTGTATGGTTGAAGTTGGTAAAGCCTATTCCTTGAAATGGGGACTTGGCAAATAGTTTCCAATGAATGAAAGGAAGAGTGCCAAACGGGAAAAGATTTCCACTAGGTTTGGCACTGGTTATGGCATTTTGTAATGTATAAAAATACCCTAGTTGCATGTGAATGTAAACCATCATCAAAGGTGGACGGATTTCGACCTCTTTCATTTAGTCTTCGACCTCTTCCCATGATGTTGTAACTCTCTGTGTTGTATGTATTTGTGTAGGCCCCTCACTCTCCGTACAAGCCCAGCAAAGACCTCGTGAGCTGCAAGGATCCCCTTTGTGCTTCCCCTAATGGGCCCGTGAACAAGCCGTGTGACAACCCAGATGAGCAGTGTGACTATGAGGTTGAATACGCTGATCATGGTTCATCAATGGGCGTACTACTCAGAGACTCCTTTCCACTAAGGTTCACAAATGGGAGTATCGTTAGTCCCCGCTTGATGTTCGGGtgggcaacttttttttttttggtcaaatacTGACTATGACTTtgacaatttattttttatctgaCCTTGCAAAATCATGAAAGCTTGATTCATgttccttcttttttcctttctcaaaTTAGCTTGCTGTATTTGGTGCAACAAATTTACATTTCGAGTTCAAATATATCCTTCAATAACGATATGCATGCATCTTCTAAATTTATAAGGAAATGCTActcttcaaaaaagaaaatggacacACTTTTGTGAACAGGTTTGTCATGAAATAATAAAGCTTCAATTTCTGGGAAGGGAATGGCTTAAATAACATGTTCAGAGCCATGTCGGTTTGGAAGTCCTGTTAGTTTGTCAAAACACTAGTACTGCTAAATCAATGTACCGTGCTTTCTAATCCATTTCTATACAGCTGCGGCTACAATCAAGAAGTTCCCAATTCTGTTCACCCTCCTTACACAGATGGTGTCCTAGGCCTTTCTGATGGAAAATCAAGCATCATGTCACAACTGTATGAGCTAGGTTTGACACGAAATGTAGTGGGTCTTTGTTTGAGCGGGAAAGGAGGCGGCTTTCTTTTCATTGGAGATGATCTTGTTCCTTCTTCAGGAGTTGTCTGGATGCCAATGTTGAGCAAATCTATGGAGTAAGTGTGGCCAAATCATTCTTGTACACACACGCTCGTGCACACGTACATATAATGTGTGCGTGTGTTTGTGAAAGTGTAGTTTTATTCTATTGTAACTTACCTGTAACAGTAAAGGTAGTCtcgtctttctttctttcttattgATGTTCTGAGACTTGCCTATATCCCTAACCATTAGTCTTGTAACATGTAAATATTCAGTAATGCAATtatcttttgttttcaaaatattctAACACGTAACATGTGTAGGCATCTAATTCAAGTGATAGTTGTTTCAGTAAACATTACAAGCTTGGACCAGCGGAATTACTTTATGGCAAGCAGGCAACGGGTGCTAAGGGTTTCTCGGTGATCTTTGACAGCGGGAGTACCTACAGCTACTTCAATTCTGATGCTTACAAAGCAACACTTTCTATTGTAAGATGGAAATAAAAGCAGAAAACTAGTTTAGCTacatatcttcttctttttttattttgcatagAGGAACCTACCGTTAATTGATTTATTTCAGATGAAGAAAGATTTGAGTAGAAAGAAATTGGAAGATGCAGCTGATCAAAGCCTGCCGATCTGCTGGAAAGGCACCAAACCTTTCAAATCCATTAGTGATGTCAAGAACTACTTCAAGCCCCTAGTACTGAGCTTTAAAAAGGGCACGATCCACAAGAATGTCCAGCTGCAAATTCCTCCCGAAGCCTATCTTATCATCACTGTAAGAGCATGTTATAACCATATTTTTACCCTGCATTTTGGCTCTGTTTCGATCATGGATTTTTGGAGGGATTAACCAGTGGAAAGGAAAAAGGAGAGGCAACCCAAAGAAATTAATTCGCCGAGCaaataaaaccaaaagaaattaatttagCTTCTTCACTTcctttattcttattttttcttttgctctaTCCTTGCTTTCAACAAGGTTGTGTTTGGGTTAAGGATTGGTAGAGGGGATCtgtgatggaaaagaaaaggtggGTAAATTCCAATCTAAATCCCTCCAAATtgttgatccaaacacaacttaAATATCTTCTACAAATCAACAGAAATGGCAAGTCAATATGATGAATAGGAAATATACAAACTGAAGAagataagagagagaaactctgcatttcatttcatttctgttttctgtttcttGATTCTTGATTACACGATTAGCACTCTCTCTCTGCTTATATACAACAGAATGCCAGCACATGCCAGCTCAACTAACTAATCTACTGACTGAAAACTAATCACTGATTACTTAAGCTCTAATCAGCTCAGCTTAACTAATAAAACCAAACAGCAGAATTAATGACTTCTGCTTACAATGAACTCCACTATTTCAGGAACATGGCAATGTCTGCCTTGGTATATTGAACGGCACTGAAGTAGGACTTGGAAACTCCAACGTACTTGGCGGTGAGGGATTATATATGCAAACCAAAAAACGAAAAATCCTTGTGGGGGAAGCTATTTGAACATGCTAATCACCCTTTCTTTGCTTGCTATCGACAGACATTTCTTTGCAGGATAAAATGGTGATCTATGACTACGAGAAACAACAAATCGGATGGGTCACTGCAAACTGTGACAGGATCCCCAAGTGCtgaaactctcttttttttcatttgtcttCCTGCAAATGCATCCCTTAGTTATTCTCACctgggttttttcttttttctttttccttggtTATTACAGCATGGATCGTGATTACAATGACGTGTCTTCTCAGCCTTTTGCATCGGACATGGGTATAGCACAAGAGCAACCTCCTGAAACTCACCGTCCTCGAAAAGATGAATTGTAATAATGCTGTGTTATATAGGAAGTACGTGAAATTGTTCAGTTGTAGAAGAGGTTTAGTGTTGTAAATTTTGTTCCACTGTTGTAGAGCATCCACGGTAGCACAGCAAAGGCACATAGGTTAGGGAAGTCCAAAATAGAAGAGTGCAAATTTTGCTTGATAGAACGAGTATATACCATATAGATTTACTTTGCCTATTAACTGTCCCTCATTTCAGCCTTATTGGTATCTGCACTGACTagtgctgtgtttggatctcgGACTTACAGATGCATTTGTGGAGGGAAAATAAGAGATGGGATTTGTAGTGGTAATTGTTTCTCTTTCCCCCGCAACAGATTTAAGATTTTCGATTCGAGATTGTTTCTCATTGTTCTGGGAAACATGCGATTGTGCAGTTACACCTATATTTGGTGCCTCGGTTTCAGTTTTTTATTCGACAAATTCGCTATCATGTCCAATGGACCTACTAATTCTACTGTACACCAGCAGAGATGTAATTATAGTGTCAAGGCGTTGCCCCGTATTCAGATATGCATGCGTCTGTTACTCATTCTTCCTTGTCCTTTTCTTTCATATTAGTATTTTTGGATCACACACGTACTGACcgttaagtaatttttttttttttccctagcaAATCTGGCATCCTAAAACTACAATCTCGTTTCGGCTCAACATCGATTAGTACCAGAGGATATTTGGAATTATTTTCCTTTGgctatatgtaaaaaaatagcACTAACATTTACAAATCCAAAATGATGTTGGGTATGAAAACCAATATCGGTACAATATTCGGACCCTTTAAAGCATCTCCAAGGGAGATAGCAAATTTCTATGCCAAATATGGATTTTACTTGTAACACGTGTGCTCCAACGGACTCTTCAAACTTTAAGTTATTTTTACTAATATTTTGACTTCAAGGGATCCACTTTGACAAAGAATTAGAGAAATTCGTAAGACCATAATTGATGACCTGGCAATCGAAGAGTCATTTCTCGCTTTTCGAACTTGAAGAATGAGAGAGCTATACAAAAATTGTATAACAAATTTACTGTCACCCTTGAAAGTCTCGGGCTGACATAACACTTCAAATATAATTTGCATGTGATTTTGCTACAGTCTGACTTGTACGAACAAAGGGGCCTTGTTGTGCCCTCATTCGGGTGTATCCCAAGACCGAAAACATAATTTAAACCGTTTTCTATTAAACGCAAACACCAGCCTCATAACAAATCAAGTGTCGAATGatgtgtattttttaaatagtACCTATTTGCTGCTTTATTTGTTGAAGAAAAACACgataaatttatttattattaattttttcaatattatatacatcaaTGCGATTTGGTCGTGAATGCttaattatttgtatttttacgCTACTATTGTACTCATCAATCAAGGCCTTAAAAAGCTGAAGAATTTGGATCATATTTTAGAACTCGGGACTTGCCCAAATCGAGGGCACAGCAAGGGCCCTTGTCGCTCCTATAAAACTCAAGGAGGCTTGTTTCTTCTCGGCATTTTTGGCGCCATTACTGACCATCGTCTGCGCGCGAACGAACTGGCACAGtctctttagagagagagagagagagagagagagagagagagacttaacCAAGTCCATCAATGGCGGAGGGGGTCACTATAATGGACATCGACGACGACAGCTCCCTCAAACAGAGCTACAACAAGGGCAAAAACGTGGACGCACCAACCGACACCAAAGCCACTCCTTGGGTCGAAAAGTACCGCCCCCAGTCCCTCGCCGACGTCGCCGCCCATCGCGACATCGTCGACACCAGTAACCACCTCTTTCCCCTATTTCCTAGGGCTTACATATACCATTTTCGTGCATCTATATTTCTGTTTTCGATTGGTGACTTTCTTCGAACGGTTGACGGGCTTTTCGTGGTTTGTGTATTTGATTTGGGCATTTTTTCGAACAGTTGATAGGCTTACTAGCGAGAACAAATTGCCGCATTTGTTACTGTACGGGCCTCCCGGGACGGGCAAGACGTCGACGATTCTTGCGGTGGCCCGGAAACTGTACGGGACGCAGATGCACAACATGGTCTTGGAGCTGAATGCGTCAGACGAACGCGGGATTGATGTTGTTAGGCAGCAGATTCAGGATTTTGCTAGCACTCAGAGCTTCTCTTTTGG
This region includes:
- the LOC131307295 gene encoding aspartic proteinase Asp1-like isoform X2 encodes the protein MIKKRKPVPPMMKMLVLLLALFPAIQSTHGVANQPQNNKRQRKSTATSRFGSSVVFPVTGNVYPNGYYHVTINIGHPPNPYFLDIDSGSDLTWLQCDAPCTKCTPAPHSPYKPSKDLVSCKDPLCASPNGPVNKPCDNPDEQCDYEVEYADHGSSMGVLLRDSFPLRFTNGSIVSPRLMFGKHYKLGPAELLYGKQATGAKGFSVIFDSGSTYSYFNSDAYKATLSIMKKDLSRKKLEDAADQSLPICWKGTKPFKSISDVKNYFKPLVLSFKKGTIHKNVQLQIPPEAYLIITEHGNVCLGILNGTEVGLGNSNVLGDISLQDKMVIYDYEKQQIGWVTANCDRIPNMDRDYNDVSSQPFASDMGIAQEQPPETHRPRKDEL
- the LOC131307295 gene encoding aspartic proteinase Asp1-like isoform X1, yielding MIKKRKPVPPMMKMLVLLLALFPAIQSTHGVANQPQNNKRQRKSTATSRFGSSVVFPVTGNVYPNGYYHVTINIGHPPNPYFLDIDSGSDLTWLQCDAPCTKCTPAPHSPYKPSKDLVSCKDPLCASPNGPVNKPCDNPDEQCDYEVEYADHGSSMGVLLRDSFPLRFTNGSIVSPRLMFGCGYNQEVPNSVHPPYTDGVLGLSDGKSSIMSQLYELGLTRNVVGLCLSGKGGGFLFIGDDLVPSSGVVWMPMLSKSMDKHYKLGPAELLYGKQATGAKGFSVIFDSGSTYSYFNSDAYKATLSIMKKDLSRKKLEDAADQSLPICWKGTKPFKSISDVKNYFKPLVLSFKKGTIHKNVQLQIPPEAYLIITEHGNVCLGILNGTEVGLGNSNVLGDISLQDKMVIYDYEKQQIGWVTANCDRIPNMDRDYNDVSSQPFASDMGIAQEQPPETHRPRKDEL